A single region of the Jatrophihabitans sp. GAS493 genome encodes:
- the dop gene encoding depupylase/deamidase Dop yields the protein MTETPATPVGVRRVMGTEVEYGVSVPGQPHANAMLLSAQVVNAYSNGLPSSRARRAAWDFEEESPLRDARGFDLGTGSVAQEFIDAEEDTGMANVILPNGARLYVDHAHPEYSTPEVTSPLDIVRWDKAGELVMAEAARRVAAAPGLNGQINLYKNNTDNKGASYGAHENYLMSRSTPFSAIVRHLIPFFVTRQVICGAGRVGIGQDGREAGFQISQRADFFEVEVGLETTLKRPIINTRDEPHADADRYRRLHVIIGDANLSETSTYLKVGTASLVLAMIEDGYLADDLTIAQPVRELHQISHDPSLTHQITMSDGRTMTALELQGEYLDRAKKYIDDRCGQNADSQTVDILVRWETLLATLASDPMSLANELDWVAKLRLLQGYRDRDSLEWDSHQLQLIDLQYSDVRPAKGLFHRLVARGAMKTLIDPDSAVAAMNAPPEDTRAFFRGECLRRYGQSIAAASWDSVVFDVGRESLVRVPTLEPLRGTRSHVGELLDRCPDASSLIDALLGPR from the coding sequence ATGACTGAAACCCCGGCCACGCCGGTCGGCGTCCGCCGGGTGATGGGCACCGAGGTGGAGTACGGCGTGAGCGTGCCTGGGCAGCCGCACGCCAACGCCATGCTCCTCTCGGCGCAGGTGGTGAATGCCTACTCCAACGGGTTGCCGTCGAGCCGGGCGCGTCGCGCCGCATGGGACTTCGAGGAGGAGTCGCCGCTGCGCGACGCCCGTGGCTTCGACCTCGGAACCGGCTCGGTGGCCCAGGAGTTCATCGACGCCGAGGAGGACACCGGGATGGCTAACGTCATCCTGCCGAACGGTGCTCGCCTGTACGTCGACCACGCACATCCGGAGTACTCGACGCCGGAGGTCACCTCGCCGCTGGACATCGTCCGGTGGGACAAGGCCGGTGAGCTGGTGATGGCCGAGGCGGCCCGACGCGTCGCCGCTGCGCCCGGACTCAACGGCCAGATCAACCTCTACAAGAACAACACCGACAACAAGGGTGCCTCCTACGGGGCCCACGAGAATTACCTGATGAGCCGGTCGACGCCGTTCAGCGCCATCGTCCGGCACCTGATCCCGTTCTTCGTCACCCGCCAGGTCATCTGTGGCGCGGGGCGCGTCGGTATCGGGCAGGACGGGCGCGAGGCAGGCTTCCAGATCTCGCAGCGGGCCGACTTCTTCGAGGTCGAGGTGGGGTTGGAGACGACGCTCAAGCGCCCGATCATCAACACACGGGACGAGCCGCACGCCGACGCCGACCGCTACCGGCGGCTGCATGTGATCATCGGCGACGCCAACCTCTCCGAAACGTCGACCTACCTGAAGGTGGGGACGGCCTCGCTGGTGCTGGCGATGATCGAGGACGGCTACCTGGCCGATGATCTGACCATTGCCCAACCGGTTCGAGAGCTGCACCAGATTTCCCACGACCCCTCGCTGACCCATCAGATCACCATGTCCGACGGACGGACGATGACGGCCCTCGAGTTGCAGGGCGAGTACCTCGACCGCGCCAAGAAGTACATCGACGACCGCTGTGGCCAGAACGCGGACTCTCAGACCGTCGACATCCTGGTTCGCTGGGAGACCCTGCTCGCCACGCTGGCGAGCGACCCGATGAGCCTGGCCAATGAGCTGGACTGGGTGGCCAAGCTGCGCCTGCTACAGGGGTATCGAGACCGCGACAGCCTGGAGTGGGATTCGCACCAGCTGCAGCTGATCGATCTGCAGTACAGCGACGTCCGCCCGGCTAAGGGCCTCTTCCATCGCCTCGTCGCCCGCGGTGCGATGAAGACCCTGATCGACCCCGACTCGGCCGTCGCCGCGATGAACGCACCGCCCGAGGACACCCGCGCCTTCTTCCGCGGCGAATGCCTGCGCCGCTACGGGCAGTCGATCGCCGCGGCCTCCTGGGACTCGGTCGTCTTCGACGTCGGACGCGAGTCGCTGGTTCGGGTTCCGACGCTCGAACCGCTGCGTGGCACCCGCAGCCACGTCGG
- the arc gene encoding proteasome ATPase, giving the protein MAHESDEFARRDTAEISQLQQLTEELQLLRERVAASPRHVRALEERLSEAQARVASLTDRNDRLAGTLREARDQMVALKEEIDRLAQPPSGYGVFLELFDDGTVDIFTSGRKLRVAVSPEVTASDLQYGQEVMLNEAMNVVAARGFERVGEIVTLKEILEGRDRALVVGHTDEERVVHLAETLRSQKIKAGDSLLVETRSSYAYERIPKSEVEELILEEVPDIDYTDIGGLAKQIDAIRDAVEMPFLHADVFREHELRPPKGILLYGPPGCGKTLIAKAVANSLAKQVQRVRGAEGDGHAKSYFLNIKGPELLNKYVGETERHIRLIFQRAREKASEGTPVIVFFDEMDSIFRTRGSGVSSDVETTIVPQLLSEIDGVEGLENVIVIGASNREDMIDPAILRPGRLDVKIKIERPDAEAARDIFSKYITHTLPIHADDLAEHGGSIPATVSGMIQHTVERMYSESEENRFLEVTYANGDKETLYFKDFNSGAMIQNIVDRGKKMAIKDLLTTGQRGLRMQHLLAACVDEFRENEDLPNTTNPDDWARISGKKGERIVYIRTLVSGKGSEAGRSIDTIGNTGQYL; this is encoded by the coding sequence ATGGCCCACGAGTCCGACGAGTTCGCCCGACGTGACACGGCGGAGATTTCGCAGCTCCAGCAGCTGACCGAGGAGCTGCAACTGCTGCGTGAGCGCGTTGCCGCCTCACCGCGCCACGTCCGCGCGCTGGAGGAGCGGCTGAGCGAAGCTCAGGCCCGGGTGGCCAGCCTCACCGATCGAAATGATCGCCTCGCCGGCACGCTGCGCGAAGCCCGCGACCAGATGGTGGCGCTGAAGGAAGAGATCGACCGGTTGGCTCAGCCTCCGAGTGGCTACGGGGTTTTCCTCGAGCTCTTCGACGACGGCACGGTGGACATCTTCACCAGTGGCCGCAAGCTTCGAGTCGCGGTCTCACCTGAAGTCACCGCCTCCGACCTGCAGTACGGCCAGGAGGTCATGCTGAACGAGGCGATGAATGTCGTCGCCGCGCGCGGCTTCGAGCGGGTCGGCGAGATCGTCACCTTGAAGGAGATCCTCGAAGGCCGCGACCGCGCCCTGGTCGTCGGGCACACCGACGAAGAGCGCGTCGTTCACCTCGCCGAGACGCTGCGTTCGCAGAAGATCAAGGCCGGCGACTCCCTGCTGGTCGAGACCCGTTCCTCCTACGCCTACGAGCGCATTCCGAAGAGCGAGGTCGAGGAGCTGATCCTCGAAGAGGTGCCCGACATCGACTACACCGACATCGGTGGGCTGGCCAAGCAGATCGACGCGATCCGCGATGCCGTCGAGATGCCGTTCCTGCACGCTGACGTCTTCCGTGAACACGAACTCCGGCCGCCGAAGGGGATCCTGCTCTACGGCCCGCCCGGCTGCGGCAAGACGCTCATCGCGAAGGCGGTGGCGAACTCGCTGGCCAAGCAGGTCCAGCGCGTGCGCGGAGCCGAGGGCGACGGGCACGCGAAGTCGTACTTCCTGAACATCAAGGGTCCGGAGCTGCTCAACAAGTACGTCGGGGAGACCGAACGGCACATCCGGCTGATCTTCCAGCGCGCTCGTGAGAAGGCCAGCGAAGGCACCCCCGTCATCGTCTTCTTCGACGAGATGGACTCGATTTTCCGAACCCGCGGGTCAGGGGTCTCCTCCGACGTGGAGACGACGATCGTTCCGCAGCTGCTCAGCGAGATCGACGGGGTCGAGGGGCTGGAGAACGTCATCGTCATCGGCGCCTCCAACCGCGAAGACATGATCGACCCGGCGATCCTGCGACCCGGTCGGTTGGACGTGAAGATCAAGATCGAGCGTCCGGACGCCGAAGCGGCCCGCGACATCTTCTCCAAATACATCACCCATACCCTGCCGATCCACGCCGACGACCTCGCCGAGCACGGCGGCAGCATTCCGGCCACGGTCAGCGGCATGATCCAGCACACCGTGGAACGGATGTACTCCGAGTCCGAGGAGAATCGTTTCCTCGAGGTCACCTACGCCAACGGTGACAAGGAGACCCTCTATTTCAAGGACTTCAACTCGGGCGCGATGATCCAGAACATCGTCGACCGCGGGAAGAAGATGGCGATCAAGGACCTCCTCACCACCGGGCAGCGCGGCCTGCGGATGCAGCACCTGCTGGCGGCCTGCGTCGATGAGTTCCGGGAGAACGAGGATCTGCCGAACACGACGAACCCGGATGACTGGGCCCGAATCTCGGGTAAGAAGGGCGAGCGGATCGTCTACATCCGCACGCTCGTCTCCGGCAAGGGCTCGGAGGCCGGCCGCTCGATCGACACCATCGGAAACACCGGTCAGTACCTCTAA
- a CDS encoding ferredoxin: MTAGKRSDLAVTEPLRVWIDQDLCTGDGLCVQYAPEVFEFDVDGLAYVKDGDGELLAAAGARVDVPSNLRLDVIDSAKECPGDCIHVERATDGVEIAGPEA, encoded by the coding sequence ATGACGGCCGGAAAAAGGAGTGACCTCGCTGTGACTGAACCGTTGCGCGTCTGGATCGATCAGGACCTCTGCACCGGCGACGGACTCTGTGTCCAGTACGCCCCAGAGGTCTTCGAGTTCGACGTGGATGGGCTGGCCTACGTCAAGGACGGTGACGGAGAACTGCTCGCCGCCGCCGGGGCGCGGGTCGATGTTCCGAGCAACCTGCGGCTGGACGTGATCGACTCGGCCAAGGAGTGCCCGGGCGACTGCATTCACGTCGAACGGGCCACCGACGGCGTCGAGATCGCCGGTCCCGAGGCCTAG
- a CDS encoding tRNA (adenine-N1)-methyltransferase has product MSNPNFAVGDRVQLTDTKGRLYTVTLATGKQFHTHRGGIEHDALIGQPEGSVVVSASGTQYLALRPLLADFVLSMPRGAAVIYPKDAAQIVALGDIHPGATVIEAGAGSGALTCSLIRAVGERGRVISYEVRDDHADVARSNVEMFFGEHPENWELIVDDLANHPSDPPEVIADRVILDMLSPWQVLPTVSASLRPGGVLIGYVATTTQLSRLVEAIREFGGYTEPTAWESMVRGWHVVGLAVRPEHRMIGHTAFLVTARRLAPGVTAPARQRRPAKSGDAPELARPVDGENPGQGAEKPKGRRALP; this is encoded by the coding sequence ATGAGCAACCCCAATTTTGCCGTCGGTGACCGCGTTCAGCTCACCGACACCAAGGGCCGTCTCTATACGGTCACTCTCGCCACGGGTAAGCAGTTCCATACCCACCGTGGTGGTATCGAACACGACGCCCTCATCGGTCAGCCGGAGGGAAGCGTCGTGGTGTCGGCCTCGGGCACGCAATACCTGGCGCTGCGCCCGCTGCTCGCTGACTTCGTTCTCTCCATGCCGCGCGGGGCGGCGGTCATCTACCCGAAGGACGCCGCCCAGATCGTCGCGCTCGGAGACATCCACCCGGGCGCGACGGTGATCGAGGCCGGGGCCGGCTCCGGCGCGCTGACCTGCTCGTTGATCCGGGCCGTCGGTGAGCGTGGTCGAGTCATCTCCTACGAGGTGCGCGACGACCACGCGGACGTGGCTCGCAGCAACGTGGAGATGTTCTTCGGTGAGCACCCGGAGAACTGGGAGTTGATCGTCGACGATCTGGCCAACCATCCCAGCGACCCGCCGGAGGTGATCGCTGACCGGGTGATCCTCGACATGCTCTCGCCCTGGCAGGTGCTGCCGACGGTGTCGGCGTCGCTACGGCCGGGGGGAGTCCTCATCGGCTACGTGGCAACCACCACGCAGCTGTCGCGCCTGGTCGAAGCCATCCGCGAGTTCGGCGGCTACACCGAACCCACGGCGTGGGAATCGATGGTGCGCGGCTGGCACGTCGTCGGCCTTGCCGTGCGCCCCGAGCACCGGATGATCGGTCACACCGCGTTTCTGGTGACGGCTCGGCGCTTGGCGCCGGGAGTTACCGCGCCGGCTCGGCAGCGTCGACCAGCCAAGTCCGGTGACGCGCCGGAGTTGGCGCGACCTGTGGACGGGGAGAACCCTGGCCAGGGCGCGGAGAAGCCGAAGGGGCGGCGAGCGCTGCCGTAG
- the lepB gene encoding signal peptidase I: MSSRTKPASRTRSSYPGESARSRFRRPRHAAQRTTARHRKPVENDLTKPSHLLRYVALAAITVLVAVGIRSYAIQLFFIPSASMEPTLCGGNCPDGNDRILVNKVAYRLGSPDHGDIVVFARPHILDGQTPDKDLVKRVIAVAGDTIRWSGQSLWLNNIEQHESYVNPVCNNSLGATTIGSVTVPAGDVFVMGDNRCDSTDSRVFGPIATSSVVGKAFMIVWPAKRISLL; encoded by the coding sequence GTGAGTTCCAGGACGAAGCCGGCCAGCCGTACCCGGTCCTCCTACCCTGGCGAGTCCGCACGGTCTCGATTTCGGCGCCCCCGCCATGCCGCGCAGCGCACCACCGCCCGGCATCGCAAGCCGGTCGAGAACGATCTGACCAAGCCCAGTCACCTGCTGCGCTACGTGGCGTTGGCCGCGATCACCGTGCTGGTGGCGGTCGGTATCCGCAGTTATGCGATCCAGCTCTTCTTCATCCCGTCGGCGTCCATGGAGCCGACGCTCTGCGGCGGAAACTGCCCGGACGGCAATGACCGCATCCTGGTCAACAAGGTCGCCTACCGGCTCGGAAGTCCCGACCACGGCGACATCGTGGTCTTCGCCCGCCCGCACATCCTGGACGGCCAGACTCCCGACAAGGATCTGGTGAAGCGGGTCATCGCCGTCGCCGGCGACACGATTCGCTGGAGCGGACAGTCGCTGTGGCTCAACAACATCGAACAGCATGAGTCGTACGTCAACCCGGTCTGCAACAACAGCCTCGGTGCCACCACGATCGGTTCGGTGACGGTGCCGGCCGGGGACGTCTTCGTGATGGGTGACAACCGCTGCGACTCGACCGACAGCCGGGTCTTCGGGCCCATCGCCACGTCATCGGTGGTCGGCAAGGCGTTCATGATCGTCTGGCCGGCCAAACGTATTTCGCTGCTCTGA